In the Nicotiana tabacum cultivar K326 chromosome 16, ASM71507v2, whole genome shotgun sequence genome, one interval contains:
- the LOC107805850 gene encoding uncharacterized protein LOC107805850, translating into MVHGIPHTKKIFIGGDFNGHIGATFGGYDDVHGGFGFGDRNGGGTYLLDFSRMFDLVIANSSFPKNMEHLVTFRSSVAETQIDYLLYRKSDRGLCTDCKVIPSDNLSSFYRLLVMDLEITGKMAVYSQYSSEEP; encoded by the coding sequence ATGGTGCATGGTATTCCgcataccaaaaagattttcataggaggagatttcaatggccaCATTGGCGCAACATTTGGGGGGTATGATGATGTGCATGGTGGCTTTGGTTTTGGAGATAGAAACGGAGGAGGAACTTATTTGCTGGACTTTTCTAGAATgtttgatttggtgatagcaaactcgagTTTCCCGAAGAATATGGAGCACTTGGTCACCTTTCGAAGTTCGGTGGCCGAGACTCAAATTGATTATCTACTTTATAGAAAGTCCGATAGAGGTCTTTGCACAGATTGCAAGGTCATCCCGAGTGATAACCTCTCGTCCTTTTATAGGCTCCTAGTCATGGACCTTGAGATCACGGGGAAGATGGCGGTGTATAGCCAATATAGCAGTGAAGAGCCTTAA